The nucleotide window AGGCTCAGACACCCACCGGGTTGGAGGCAGTGGAGAGAAAAGCAAAGGACGCTGATGGTTGGGCGCGGGGGCAGAGCTTGGGCACAAGGCGGGCTGGGAACAGCGGAGAGAGGAGCAAGCAGCACTGCGGGTTGGATGCAGGGGCAGGGCGGTGGGCACAGGGAGCGTTGCGGactcgtgggcggggaaggtgtctgtttcttgtcgtatgggactctccccagagctcaatGCAATAttctacatcattcattcaatcgtatttattgagcacttacggtgcgcagagcactgtactaagcgtttgggagagtccattgcaacaagaagcagtgacattccctgcccacaacgagcttacagtctagagggggaaagactgcacacagtgagtgctcaataaatgcgactcaCTGACTGTGGAGAGAGATGCGGGGGACactgggggccggggcagggctgCTCTGGATGTACCCCCCGTTCTGaccgcccctcgcccctcccccagtGCTGCCCGGGGGCTGCCCAAGTTGCAACGGGTCATTTGTGCAAGAGGCCTTGTGGTGCCTGCGGCGTCAGTATGAGGGTCCCCGGGCGACCCCCGACAACAGCTCACGGACCCTGCTGGAGGACAGCGCCGATATCGGGGCCCTGACCATCGCCCTGCAGGtaccattcaattcaatagtatttattgagcacttactatgtgcagagcactgtactaagcacttggaagtcacCACCACCCGCCCGCCATGTCTCCCTCATTCCCCGggatccccccaacccccactccattcatttggttctgccccttgtcttccaggtgatcttgggtaagtcacttcacttctccctcatctggaaaatggggaattaataataataataatgatggtgtttaagtgcttactatgtgccaaacactgttctaagccccggggtagatacaaggtaatcaggtaggacacactccctgacccacgggggactcacagtcgcaatcctcattttccagatgaggtaactaaggcccagagaagtgaagtgacttgtccaaggtcacacagcggacaagtggcggaaccgggatttgaacccatgagctcttgccactaggccatcctgctgcccatgagattgagattgtgagccccgcatgggatagggactatgtctaacccgatttgcttctattcattcaatagtatttattgagcgcttactatgtgcagagcactgtactaagcgcttggagtgtacgattcagtaacagagacaatccctgtccaaaaatgggctcacagtctaaacaatctatccaccccaccacttagaacagtgcctggcacataggaaacacttaacaaataccattattattattattattgcgtgcttacaatttgcagagcactgtactaagcacttgggatgaacagacaatgaacagacacgttccctgaccataggcattaatataaataaatcagtgacagatatggacgtaagtgctgtgaggctgaactGGGGGAAGGAACCAAGGGAGCCAgttggggcagaagggagtggggaaagaagaaaagggggcttagtcagggaaggcctcttggaggagatggccttcagtaaggcattgaagagggagagtcatcgtctctcctctgccctccctggggAGCCGGAAGTTGGGGGCTAAGGGGCCCCGGGGTCCCCTCAAAGACCTGTCCCCTCTGCAGGCCTACAGGAAGCATCTGCAGCGGCATCGAGGCGAgagccccctccccgacctcgGACTCAGCCCCAGCCAACTCTTCTTTCTCAGCTTTGCCCACGTAAGACCCTCTCCGGCCCGCACCCGGGTACTCTGGtgggcgggcgggcccggggctgACCCTGACCCCCTACCCCGCCACCCCTCGCCCGTGACCGGCTCTTCCCGCAGGTGATGTGTGGGCGTCCCAAGCCAGAAGACCCCCAGGAACCCCACAGCCCGCCCGCCCTGCGTGTCCGGGGGGCCCTCAGCAATGCCCCTGCCTTCGCTCGCCATTTCAACTGCCCTCCGGGTGCCCCGTTAAACCCCCTTCAGCGCTGTAACCTGTGGTGAGGCCTCGAGagccccctcgccccttcccacacACCCCGGGACCAccgctcctcacctccgcccccgccctctcTATCTGGAAATAAAGACCCACGAGGCCTGGGCCTAGACCGCCCGTCACCCCCGACGTTGCCTATCGCcgttctgtgtccaaactggacCGGGGCCTgaaagggaggtggggtgagggggacttttgggaaggaggaagggcaaggaAGGGATGTGGGGGAGCCTGGAGAgagtaggagaggggaaaggctgggagagaggcaagggTCAATGCGGGGGCTGGGCTGACAGGCGTGTTAAGCTGCAAGGAGGGAGCGGAGAGTCAGATGGACAGGACACCCGGACAGAAGGACGGATGGACAGCGAGGCCTAGCTCTCCTCGGCTttatttgctgctgctgctgtcgagGAATCTGAAGGGAGGcggccgggggtggtgggggatagctcccctccccccacatcagCGCTCCTCGGGCCAGGGCGAGGCCGCAGGGTTGGGGATGGGTCAGTAGGAGATCACGAAGCGGAGGTAGATGTCCAGGTCCTCGTCCAGGAACCAGCCGATGACCTCGGCCTCGACGTCCCTCATAAAAAAATCAGGATGCTGGCCAGGTTGAAGCAGAAGGCCAGGTCGAAGAGGTGGTCCCGCAGAGCCGCCGCCTCTGCCACCAccgcgccgccctcctcctcctcttcctcgcccttctcccccgcctcctcctcctccggtctTGCCATGTTCACGGTCTGGAGGTCCTCCCCCACCGAGGACACGATGAATGTCTCTTCCAGCAGCTCCTGCCCCTCAcctgggcctgggggagagagcagaggggtcAGACCCCAGGTAGCCAGCGGTCCcaaccccccaccctcacccggcCCGGAAGGGTGTCCTCTGGGGAGGGCCGGCCGGGGAGTGGCCAGCCTGACCACGGACAGTCAGTGCCCACTGGAAGCCTGGAAAGGGAGGCCACCGCTGGCCAGACCCCCTGGGGCAGCTGGCCAAAGAGCGCAGTTTGTTGAAAACCAGGACATCTGGCCCCAGCCCATATTTTCCTGTGAGCAAActacatagtcattcattcaatagtatttattgagtgcttactatgtgcagaggactgtacaaagcgcttggaaatgtGTGCACATGTGGGGCTGTATGCATGCACATGCGTGCATGCGTATGTGTGTGTTCACAGGAGTGCAGGGATGGGTGTGGATGTGAGTATGGGAGTATATGCGGGTGTGGGAGTGTATATgggtgtgtgtaataataataatagcagagcagcgtggctcagtggaaaagagcacgggcttgggagtcagaggtcatgggttcgaatcccggctctgccacttgtcagctgtgtgactgtgggcaagtcacttaacttctctgtgcctcaggtacctcatctgtaaaatggggattaagactgtgagcctcatgtgggacaacctgattaccctgtatatcccagcacttagaacagtgctctgcacatagtaagtgcttaatgaataccaacattattattaataatggtatttgttaagcacttactatgtaataataatgttggtatttgttaagcgcttactctgtgcagcgcactgttctaagcactggggaagacacaggggaatcaggttgtcccacgtggggctcacagtcttaatccccattttacagatgaagtaactgaggcacagagaagtcaagtgacttgcccacagtcacacagctgacaagtggcagagcagggatttgaacccatgacctctgacctcaaaacccgggctctttccactgagccaaacgctggggtggatacaagtaaatcgagttggacacggtcccagtcccatgtggagctcacaatctcaatccccattttccagatgaagtaactgaggcccagagaagtgaagtgactttcccaaagtcacacaacagacaagtagcgaagcgggattagaacccatgaccttctgactcttaggccggtgctctatccactacaccatgctgcttctatacagGCTGTGTTTAAGTGCGAGAGTATATATGGATGTGTGTGCAGGCAGGTGTGTGTGAGGGGTGGAGTGTTTACAGATGGGGGGGGCAGCGTGGGAGTGtacgttggggttttttttgggttttttgtgtgtgtctgtgtgtgtggtgaGGTCCAGCACCCTGGGAGCCCCTGGGCTGGACCCAGAGCCAGGAGGGGATGGATAGAGGAGTGGTGGCTGGAGCTGAATggtctagcatttagtacagcgccctgcacacagtaagcgctcaataaatatgattgaatgaatgcaaggtcCAGCAGCAGACAATGGGGATTGTCCACTCTAAGCAGGATGCCAGGCCCCTAGTTCTtggaaggggaggtgaggggaggttgTGTGtgggtgagtatgtgtgtgtgtgacgggggagacggaggggatgGGACAATAAATGGCCAGCCTGCTCAATCCAGACTCCACCCCTCGGACCTCACTGTCAGCGGCCCCTGATAAACTGAGGGCCTCCAGATGGACCGAGTTGGACCCTGCCCCATCCCAAGCCCCTCGCAGCCTCTTTAGTAATTGTAATTGtgatgttggttaagtgcttattatgtgccaggcactgtagtaagcactggggtggatacaagcgaatcgagttggatacagtcactgtcccccgtggggctcacggtctcaatccccattttacagatgaggtgattgaggcccagagaagtgaagtgacttgtccaaggtcacacagcagataaatggccgagccggaattggaatccatgaccttctgactcccaggcctgtgctctaactactaggccgtGCCCATTTCTGCTCTGGTCTGGAGGCTCGGGGCACTGACCCACCCCAGGCCCCGCTCCCCGCGTCCCCTCCCCTGGACCTGCGGGCATCACCGCATTGTCCTCCGCTGGGGGGCTCCTC belongs to Ornithorhynchus anatinus isolate Pmale09 chromosome 2, mOrnAna1.pri.v4, whole genome shotgun sequence and includes:
- the LLCFC1 gene encoding sperm-egg fusion protein LLCFC1, which codes for MERSGVTLRRVPPLAVIVLLLLLLLPVPGVTPHKGRLGRRGRSPPAEDNAVMPAGPGEGQELLEETFIVSSVGEDLQTVNMARPEEEEAGEKGEEEEEEGGAVVAEAAALRDHLFDLAFCFNLASILIFL